Below is a genomic region from Pseudarthrobacter sulfonivorans.
GCACTCAGGACCACTGTGGCAGGGGCAATATTGGCCGAGCTGGACCTGATCGGTGCGATCGAGCTGCAGGGGAAGCGCATCAGGGCGACCGGCGACGCCCCGCAAACAGACTTCCAGCGCGAGCTGGAACTCATCCGTGGCAAATCCCGGCCCCACACTCCCAAGGGGTGGGTGGGCATGCTGGAGGGCCGCGCCGTGGTGCAGCGTGTCTACGAGGCGATGGCGTCGCTGGGCATCGTGGAACATGTCGGCGAAAAGCACCTGGGCCGGTTCCGGGCCGTGCGGTACCCGGAGAAGGACCACGCTCCGGAGGCGGCGCTCCTGGAAAAGATCCAGGCCGCCCTCAGCGGCCCGCCGTCCGAACTTGAGGCTCCGGATACGACGGCGACCGACGCCGGCTCTGATGCGGGGACCAGTGATGCCGCGTCTGGTGCGGGGGTGTCCGAGGCCACGAAGGTTGGTGCCGGGGCGCCCGATGCCAAGCCTGATTCGAAGGCGCCAGATGCCAGGACCATAGTGCTGATCGCCCTGCTTCAGGCGGCCGGAATGCTTGGCAAGCTCTTCCCGGCGGCAGATCTGACCCGGGCAACTGAGCTGTCGAAGGACTATTGGCCGTCCCGCGCGGTGGAGGACGAGCTTCGTATGATCAGACTGGCGGAGCAAGAAGCCGCAAACCTGTAGCGCCTGAAACCGCGCCGGCACACCTGATGGACATGGCGCTGTACCGGACGTATTTATCTCAGCTGTGTTGATGAAACCGGGCCCGTAAAATGGGGCCATGGTGAAATCAGTTCCGCGGTTCGCGGAGTGAAGAGCGCTGGTGGGCGTCTGCTGGCCGGACTTGAGCTGGACCGCGCCGCGGCGCAGCCCCTGCACCAGCAGCTGTACGCGCAACTGCGCACACAGATCCTGACGGGTACGCTGCCGACCGGAACCCGCTTGCCCTCGACCCGCACACTGGTCACCGAGTTGGGAGTCTCGCGGATCACCGTCGTGTCCGCGTTCGAGCAACTCACCGCCGAGGGTTTCCTGCGCTCACGCGCGGGAGACGGCACGTACGTCGACACCCTGTGGAGCGATGCCGCCCCGCAGCGGCCGATGTCCCGGCCGCCGCTGTCCGAACGCGGAGCCGCCACCTCGTCGCGGGGCACCGACCTGTTCAGCGAGGCGCCGCACGTGTGGGCGCCGGCCGAGACGGAATCGTTCGTCGCCAGCCAGGTTGCGTCCTCGGCTTTCCCCGCGGCG
It encodes:
- a CDS encoding GOLPH3/VPS74 family protein; translation: MDAETPKAAELNLPQAFLLLATNDMNGKPEVPVFALRTTVAGAILAELDLIGAIELQGKRIRATGDAPQTDFQRELELIRGKSRPHTPKGWVGMLEGRAVVQRVYEAMASLGIVEHVGEKHLGRFRAVRYPEKDHAPEAALLEKIQAALSGPPSELEAPDTTATDAGSDAGTSDAASGAGVSEATKVGAGAPDAKPDSKAPDARTIVLIALLQAAGMLGKLFPAADLTRATELSKDYWPSRAVEDELRMIRLAEQEAANL